From a single Fulvivirga ulvae genomic region:
- a CDS encoding endonuclease MutS2: MLYPKDIEAKLGFDKIRLLLKEKCLSNLGAGIVDKIALGNNPDHIRKLLLQTEEFMKILVASEPFPSNYFLDVSSALERSKTEGMFLLEEEFLNINRSLQTILSCDRFLRKRSQEFPQLHMLTGMVQFDESICKKISEKIDENGYVKDSASEKLAEVRQQLKSKHAQVRRTLNSIYKNAVKDGYVPEGASMTIRDGRMVIPIIAEYKRRIKGFVHDESSTGQTVFLEPAEVLEGNNEIRELESAEKREVIRILTALTDLLRENLEDIRKAYQFLSLIDFIRAKARLAIEMQALMPEVNNDRNMKWRKARHPLLFLAYEKTGRKVVPLDIGLEDGQRVIIISGPNAGGKSVCLKTVGLIQYMLQSGLLVPLGEGSVAGIFENIFIDIGDEQSIENDLSTYSSHLTNMRFFLKHTDRKTLCLIDEFGTGTDPHFGGAIAEAILDKLVEEQSNGVITTHYSNIKHYAGQKEGVANGAMKFDMQNLEPLYELEIGKPGSSFSLEIAKKIGLPPQIIEYARGVAGSKSMNVDDLILKLERQEQEIIRREREARETEQFVKNLKNKYDQLYNQLENRKKEIIDSAKKEAAQILSSTNKEIEKTIRHIRENKAEKKETKRVRERLGQLKERVSPEEIIEEHMKLKVIPGKVEVGDHVRITDKDVVGEVLDIRGKDAEVLVGDLKTMVKIKRLEKISKGMAKQAKKNPARSSSGMNLNQKLAEFSSTLDVRGKRAEEVLGLVDKFIDDALLFNMPEIRILHGKGNGVLRDLIRNYLKDSGLVASINDEHVERGGAGISVIELK; this comes from the coding sequence ATGCTTTACCCAAAAGATATAGAGGCCAAGCTAGGCTTTGATAAAATAAGACTGTTATTAAAGGAAAAATGCCTCTCCAACCTGGGGGCAGGTATTGTTGACAAGATAGCCCTGGGCAATAACCCGGACCACATCAGAAAGCTGCTCTTGCAAACAGAGGAGTTTATGAAGATACTGGTGGCGAGCGAACCATTTCCCTCAAATTATTTTCTTGATGTTTCATCGGCCCTTGAGAGATCTAAAACCGAAGGAATGTTTCTTTTGGAAGAGGAGTTTCTGAACATCAACAGGTCGTTGCAGACGATCCTGTCTTGCGACCGGTTTTTGCGTAAGCGTTCGCAGGAGTTTCCACAGCTACATATGCTCACCGGTATGGTGCAGTTTGATGAAAGTATATGCAAAAAAATCAGTGAAAAGATTGATGAAAATGGCTATGTGAAGGATTCGGCAAGTGAGAAGCTGGCTGAAGTGAGACAACAACTGAAGTCTAAGCATGCCCAGGTCAGGAGGACACTCAATAGTATTTATAAAAATGCTGTTAAAGACGGCTATGTGCCGGAAGGAGCTTCCATGACTATCAGGGATGGGAGAATGGTAATACCTATTATTGCTGAATATAAAAGAAGGATAAAAGGTTTTGTGCACGACGAGTCATCGACAGGACAAACAGTTTTTTTGGAACCTGCGGAGGTGTTGGAGGGGAACAATGAAATAAGAGAACTTGAAAGTGCCGAAAAGCGGGAAGTTATTCGAATTCTGACTGCGCTTACCGACCTTTTGCGGGAGAACCTTGAAGATATCAGAAAGGCATATCAATTCTTATCTTTGATCGACTTCATTAGGGCAAAGGCACGCTTAGCTATTGAGATGCAGGCCCTGATGCCGGAGGTTAACAATGACAGGAACATGAAATGGAGAAAGGCGCGGCACCCGTTATTGTTCCTTGCCTATGAAAAAACAGGTCGAAAAGTAGTGCCTTTGGATATCGGTTTGGAAGACGGGCAAAGGGTGATCATCATTTCAGGGCCAAATGCAGGAGGTAAATCTGTTTGTCTTAAAACAGTTGGATTAATCCAGTATATGTTACAAAGTGGCTTACTGGTGCCGTTAGGTGAAGGGTCAGTGGCAGGAATATTTGAAAACATTTTTATAGACATAGGGGATGAGCAGTCCATTGAAAATGACCTGAGTACTTATAGCTCCCACCTGACCAATATGAGGTTCTTTTTGAAGCATACGGATAGAAAGACACTTTGCCTCATAGATGAATTTGGTACAGGTACTGACCCCCATTTTGGAGGAGCTATAGCCGAAGCTATACTTGACAAACTTGTAGAGGAACAAAGTAATGGTGTTATTACTACACACTATAGCAATATAAAGCACTATGCAGGTCAGAAGGAAGGCGTAGCGAATGGTGCTATGAAGTTTGATATGCAAAACCTGGAGCCATTATATGAACTTGAAATTGGTAAACCCGGTAGCTCCTTTTCATTGGAGATTGCTAAGAAAATAGGTTTACCGCCCCAGATCATTGAATATGCCAGAGGTGTGGCCGGAAGCAAATCCATGAATGTGGACGACCTTATCCTTAAGCTGGAGCGACAAGAACAGGAAATTATTCGTAGGGAAAGGGAAGCACGGGAGACAGAGCAGTTTGTTAAGAATCTCAAAAACAAGTATGACCAGCTTTATAATCAGTTAGAAAATCGGAAAAAGGAAATTATTGATTCTGCAAAGAAAGAGGCCGCTCAAATATTATCAAGTACCAACAAGGAGATAGAGAAAACAATAAGGCATATCCGTGAAAATAAAGCGGAGAAAAAAGAAACTAAAAGGGTAAGAGAAAGATTAGGTCAGTTGAAGGAACGGGTGAGTCCGGAGGAAATTATTGAAGAGCACATGAAGCTTAAGGTAATTCCCGGAAAGGTAGAAGTAGGAGACCATGTGAGAATTACTGATAAGGATGTAGTGGGTGAAGTACTTGATATCAGGGGTAAAGATGCAGAGGTGTTGGTGGGCGACCTGAAGACTATGGTTAAGATCAAACGGCTGGAGAAAATTTCGAAGGGTATGGCAAAGCAGGCTAAGAAAAATCCGGCAAGGAGCTCATCAGGAATGAACCTGAACCAGAAGCTTGCTGAGTTCAGCTCTACGTTAGATGTAAGAGGGAAACGGGCTGAAGAGGTTTTGGGGCTTGTTGACAAGTTTATTGATGATGCCCTACTTTTCAATATGCCGGAGATCAGGATACTACATGGTAAGGGCAATGGTGTGTTACGTGACCTGATCAGGAACTACTTGAAGGATTCGGGATTAGTGGCCTCAATTAATGATGAACATGTGGAAAGAGGTGGGGCAGGTATTAGCGTAATTGAGTTAAAATAG
- a CDS encoding DUF4296 domain-containing protein has protein sequence MKTKILIICYVLLVVACSKEDKVPKDLLPKEKMIPLLIDIYIGESRVNNLRLSRDSSMAIFKVYEGELFNQHQVTDSAYHRSMTYYYNHPRQLEEIYSILLDSLNLREQRLKEQREKEEVRDERGGKEKEEKKDTKEEGK, from the coding sequence ATGAAAACGAAAATATTGATAATATGTTATGTCCTGCTAGTGGTAGCATGTTCAAAAGAAGATAAGGTACCAAAAGACCTCTTGCCCAAAGAGAAAATGATACCTCTGCTGATCGATATCTACATCGGAGAAAGCAGGGTGAATAATCTGAGGTTAAGCAGAGACTCTTCCATGGCAATATTTAAAGTGTATGAAGGCGAACTTTTTAACCAGCATCAGGTAACCGACTCAGCTTATCACCGTAGTATGACTTACTATTATAATCACCCCAGGCAACTGGAAGAGATTTACAGCATTTTGCTGGACAGCCTCAACCTACGCGAGCAGCGATTGAAGGAGCAGAGAGAAAAAGAAGAGGTCCGTGATGAGAGAGGCGGGAAAGAGAAAGAAGAGAAAAAAGATACGAAGGAAGAAGGAAAATAA
- a CDS encoding DUF58 domain-containing protein, whose amino-acid sequence MKDLLKKLRKYEIQIRKAINSQMQGDFHSIFKGSGLEFDDVRSYQYGDDIRTIDWNVSAKGHGTFVKTFKEEKEQTIFFILDVSGSQEIGSKGRQKMDIGKEICGVLSLSAAKEGSKVGLICFSDRKEKYIKPRKGPQLAYEIVHTLVHLKPQSQQTDLSKAILFTLNTIKRRSVIVFISDFIDEGYHHNLKGLAKKHDLVMVRITDKRETKLPKLGIIPIYEKESKETIWVNTSFGNFRSRIKENYAENEEYLTKFAKRHQINFVTIDTEEDYVPKLLKLFKIRNKTLKSV is encoded by the coding sequence ATGAAGGATCTCTTAAAAAAGCTACGAAAATACGAAATACAAATCAGAAAGGCTATTAACAGCCAGATGCAAGGGGACTTTCATTCAATTTTTAAAGGGTCGGGTCTGGAATTTGACGATGTGAGATCATACCAATATGGGGATGATATCCGTACAATTGACTGGAACGTAAGCGCAAAAGGCCATGGTACTTTTGTAAAAACCTTTAAGGAAGAGAAAGAACAAACCATCTTTTTTATCCTGGATGTAAGCGGATCTCAGGAGATAGGAAGCAAGGGAAGGCAAAAGATGGATATTGGAAAAGAAATCTGCGGTGTACTCTCCCTCTCTGCAGCAAAAGAGGGCAGCAAAGTAGGCTTAATATGCTTTTCTGACCGGAAGGAGAAATATATAAAACCAAGAAAGGGGCCTCAGCTTGCCTATGAGATTGTACATACCCTTGTACACCTTAAGCCCCAATCTCAACAGACTGATCTCAGCAAAGCTATCCTGTTCACGCTCAACACCATCAAACGTCGAAGTGTGATCGTATTTATTTCTGATTTCATCGATGAGGGTTACCACCACAACCTCAAAGGACTGGCAAAAAAACATGACCTTGTTATGGTGAGGATTACAGATAAGCGGGAGACAAAGCTTCCAAAGCTGGGCATAATTCCCATCTATGAAAAGGAGAGTAAAGAAACGATATGGGTCAATACTTCCTTTGGCAATTTCAGGTCAAGAATTAAAGAAAACTATGCTGAGAATGAGGAGTATCTCACTAAATTCGCAAAGCGTCATCAAATCAACTTTGTGACGATTGATACGGAAGAAGACTATGTTCCTAAACTTCTGAAACTATTTAAAATAAGAAATAAAACTTTAAAGAGTGTATAA
- a CDS encoding vWA domain-containing protein: MDEQTNFQNPWYSLEWFSPGIFKNFTWEHKIFLYTLILIPLFIAGRWILRYYLNQKLPIALTKSQIKSNPTNLVRLIPDILLILLTALVIVALARPQKTNEKTVQWTEGIDIMLVIDISQSMQIQDFKPNRLESAKEKAMDFINGRFQDRIGIVIFSGDAYSLSPLTTDYDLLKSSIEDVHFEMIDNRGTAIGSALAVATNRMRESESKSKVIILLSDGDNTAGNIDPITAAKLASAYDIKIYTIAIGKEGKVPYGKDFFGRPRMVDNTLDETTLREIADIGEGQFFRVSDNEALEKVFKIIDQYEKAEIKETRYKDTTDFYINYLNWAVCIFLLWLLLKSTFISNVLQD; this comes from the coding sequence ATGGATGAGCAAACCAATTTTCAGAATCCCTGGTATAGCCTTGAATGGTTTTCTCCCGGTATTTTCAAAAACTTCACCTGGGAGCATAAGATTTTTCTATATACTTTAATACTGATCCCTTTATTTATTGCAGGAAGATGGATACTCCGATATTACCTGAATCAAAAGCTTCCGATTGCACTGACTAAAAGCCAGATAAAATCAAATCCAACCAACCTGGTAAGACTTATTCCTGACATACTGCTGATACTCCTTACGGCCCTTGTGATAGTGGCCCTGGCCAGGCCTCAGAAAACAAATGAAAAAACAGTGCAATGGACCGAAGGTATTGATATTATGCTGGTGATAGACATATCGCAATCCATGCAGATACAGGACTTTAAACCTAACAGGCTGGAGTCTGCCAAGGAAAAGGCGATGGACTTTATTAATGGCCGCTTTCAGGACAGGATCGGCATTGTAATATTTTCAGGAGATGCATATTCCCTTTCTCCTTTAACAACTGACTACGACCTGTTAAAGTCTTCTATTGAAGATGTTCACTTTGAAATGATTGATAATCGCGGCACTGCAATTGGCAGTGCACTAGCTGTAGCTACAAACCGTATGCGGGAATCCGAATCAAAATCCAAGGTAATAATACTGCTTAGTGACGGGGACAACACCGCTGGCAATATTGACCCCATAACCGCCGCAAAACTGGCTTCTGCCTACGATATTAAGATTTACACCATCGCCATCGGTAAGGAAGGGAAGGTACCTTATGGCAAAGATTTTTTTGGCAGGCCAAGAATGGTAGATAATACCCTGGACGAAACAACACTTAGGGAAATTGCCGATATCGGTGAAGGTCAGTTTTTTCGGGTTTCTGATAATGAAGCCCTTGAAAAAGTATTTAAGATCATCGATCAGTATGAAAAGGCGGAAATCAAAGAAACGAGGTATAAAGACACTACTGACTTTTATATTAACTATCTGAATTGGGCAGTTTGTATCTTTTTACTATGGTTGCTGTTGAAGTCTACTTTCATCTCAAATGTATTACAGGATTAG
- a CDS encoding LysE family translocator gives MVVVNGLIFGLVLAILIGPVFFTLLQTSIEKGFDKAILVAIGIFFSDLVYISLAYFGLSKVIKNSEYNEWIGYVGGVILIVFGIVSLFKSRRKTAVVHRSVSAKGFFRYIFKGFIINGISPFVLLFWLGAMSMATIEYGYSDETLIVFFGIIMIIVFITDVLKAYLAGKLRALITPRLFTILNVAVGLALIAFGIRMFVYNW, from the coding sequence ATGGTTGTTGTTAATGGATTAATATTCGGTCTTGTGCTGGCCATCCTGATTGGTCCGGTGTTTTTTACGTTACTCCAAACCAGCATAGAAAAGGGTTTCGATAAGGCTATACTCGTTGCAATAGGTATATTCTTTAGTGATCTGGTATATATTAGTCTGGCATATTTTGGCCTTTCAAAGGTTATTAAAAACTCGGAGTACAACGAGTGGATAGGTTATGTCGGAGGTGTTATTCTTATTGTATTTGGAATAGTATCTCTGTTTAAGTCCAGGAGAAAGACAGCAGTTGTCCACCGTTCTGTCTCAGCCAAAGGGTTCTTCAGGTATATTTTTAAAGGGTTCATTATTAATGGCATAAGCCCGTTTGTACTACTCTTTTGGCTGGGAGCCATGAGTATGGCTACCATAGAGTATGGCTATTCTGACGAAACACTCATTGTTTTTTTTGGCATTATTATGATCATCGTTTTTATTACCGATGTGCTTAAAGCTTACCTCGCCGGCAAGCTGCGCGCATTGATCACGCCAAGGCTTTTCACAATCCTCAATGTAGCTGTAGGCCTTGCCTTAATTGCCTTCGGAATCAGGATGTTTGTTTATAACTGGTAA
- a CDS encoding GH3 family domain-containing protein, whose protein sequence is MPILGTLLKKGIRIRESLEQEYSNPFDIQKQELKKLLITASQTAFGKHYSFGGILNAYKKDDQKAFFRLFKEQIPIHNYNKIYKDWWHISKQGKRNVCWPGNVKYFALSSGTSEASSKYLPITKDMKRAIQKTSIRQILSLSKYDLPSNFFQGGILMLGGSTQLNNRGSYFEGDLSGIQAAQLPFWFQHFYKPGKRIAKTKDWDEKLNEIAKKAREWNISIIVGVPAWIQILMEKILEYHQVSNIHEIWPDLMVYVHGGVSFDPYRKGFQKLLGKEIYYIETYLASEGFIAFQSKPNHRSMRLVLNNGIFYEFVPFDDKNFDENGDILENAETLMIDEVEEGKEYALLLSSCAGAWRYIIGDVVKFTSKEDSEIIITGRTKHFLSLCGEHMSVDNMNKAIEMVGDDLNIAIPEFTVAGVPHNTLFAHHWYIGTDGNVDPALIRKKLDKYLKELNDDYAVERSAALKEVFVDVLPISAFYKWMESKGKVGGQNKFPRVMKSAQYEDWKNFIKHLSE, encoded by the coding sequence ATGCCTATTTTAGGTACTTTATTGAAGAAGGGGATAAGGATAAGGGAAAGTTTGGAGCAGGAATATTCCAACCCTTTCGATATACAAAAACAAGAATTAAAGAAACTACTGATTACTGCGAGTCAGACTGCTTTCGGGAAACACTATTCTTTCGGAGGTATTCTCAATGCCTATAAAAAGGATGATCAAAAAGCCTTTTTTCGGTTGTTTAAGGAACAGATTCCCATCCATAACTATAATAAAATATATAAGGATTGGTGGCACATTTCGAAGCAGGGAAAGAGAAATGTATGCTGGCCTGGGAATGTTAAGTATTTTGCATTAAGCTCAGGCACTTCTGAGGCATCTTCAAAGTATCTGCCTATAACCAAGGATATGAAGCGTGCTATCCAGAAAACGAGCATCAGGCAAATACTTTCTTTGAGTAAATATGACTTGCCCTCCAACTTTTTTCAGGGAGGCATACTGATGTTAGGAGGCAGTACTCAACTCAACAACAGAGGAAGCTATTTTGAAGGCGACCTAAGTGGTATACAGGCAGCACAGTTGCCCTTTTGGTTCCAGCATTTTTATAAACCGGGAAAAAGAATAGCCAAAACTAAAGACTGGGATGAAAAGCTGAATGAAATTGCAAAAAAGGCCAGGGAATGGAATATCAGCATAATAGTAGGTGTGCCAGCCTGGATCCAGATATTGATGGAGAAGATACTTGAATATCATCAGGTTTCCAATATTCATGAAATATGGCCTGACCTGATGGTATATGTTCATGGTGGTGTTTCCTTCGATCCTTATAGGAAGGGGTTTCAAAAACTACTGGGCAAGGAGATCTACTATATAGAAACTTACCTTGCGTCCGAAGGCTTCATCGCCTTCCAGTCGAAGCCAAATCATCGCTCAATGCGATTGGTACTGAACAATGGTATTTTTTACGAATTTGTGCCTTTCGATGATAAAAACTTTGATGAAAATGGAGATATCCTGGAAAATGCTGAAACCCTGATGATTGATGAAGTAGAGGAGGGGAAAGAGTATGCGCTTTTGCTCTCTTCATGTGCCGGGGCCTGGAGGTATATTATTGGCGATGTGGTGAAATTTACGTCAAAAGAAGATTCCGAAATAATTATCACCGGACGTACCAAGCACTTCCTGAGCCTGTGTGGCGAGCATATGTCTGTTGATAATATGAACAAAGCTATTGAGATGGTAGGGGACGATCTGAATATTGCCATACCGGAATTTACCGTGGCAGGCGTTCCGCATAACACCCTCTTTGCGCATCACTGGTACATTGGGACCGATGGTAACGTAGATCCGGCGCTGATACGTAAAAAACTGGATAAATACTTGAAAGAGCTTAATGACGATTATGCTGTGGAGCGTAGTGCAGCACTGAAGGAGGTATTTGTTGATGTACTTCCGATTAGTGCTTTTTATAAGTGGATGGAATCCAAGGGTAAGGTAGGCGGACAAAATAAGTTTCCAAGAGTGATGAAGAGTGCTCAGTATGAAGATTGGAAAAACTTCATCAAGCATCTGTCTGAGTAA
- a CDS encoding YggS family pyridoxal phosphate-dependent enzyme, whose amino-acid sequence MDIKNNIKKIQDFLSGKPARLVAVSKTKPADIIKKAYEEGLRIFGENKVQELSEKYEILPKDIEWHMIGHLQRNKVKYIAPFVALIHSVDSLRLLMEINKQAHKYERTINCLLQVHIAEEDTKFGLSEEELKEMLISKELEALKNIRIVGVMGMATFTENQDQVRREFRALKNIFDQVAEMETADNVSIKELSMGMSGDYEIALEEGSTLVRVGSAIFGERNYA is encoded by the coding sequence ATGGATATCAAAAACAATATTAAGAAAATTCAGGATTTTTTATCAGGAAAGCCAGCCCGATTAGTGGCCGTCAGCAAAACTAAACCTGCTGATATAATAAAAAAAGCCTATGAAGAAGGCCTCCGCATATTTGGTGAAAATAAAGTCCAGGAGCTCTCAGAAAAATATGAGATCCTGCCTAAAGATATAGAATGGCATATGATAGGCCATTTGCAAAGAAATAAAGTAAAGTATATAGCTCCCTTTGTGGCCCTGATCCACTCGGTAGACAGCCTGCGCCTGCTGATGGAGATCAATAAGCAGGCTCATAAGTATGAACGTACTATAAATTGCCTGTTACAGGTCCATATTGCTGAAGAAGATACCAAGTTTGGCCTGTCAGAAGAAGAACTAAAAGAAATGCTTATCTCAAAAGAGCTTGAAGCCCTGAAAAATATCCGTATCGTAGGTGTGATGGGCATGGCAACTTTTACAGAAAATCAGGATCAGGTACGCAGAGAATTCAGGGCTTTGAAGAATATATTCGATCAGGTGGCTGAGATGGAAACGGCTGACAATGTTTCTATAAAGGAACTTTCTATGGGCATGAGCGGAGACTATGAAATTGCCCTGGAAGAAGGCAGCACTTTGGTAAGGGTGGGCAGTGCCATATTTGGAGAGAGAAATTACGCTTAA
- a CDS encoding DUF423 domain-containing protein: protein MNRNILILAGILGALSVAIGAFGAHGLKPLLIDNGRVETFETAVKYQFYHTLAIFGLGILMLKYPNKQFKYATFCMVLGILVFSGSLYILCLTNLTVLGAITPIGGVMFILGWIFMAMGAKKTF, encoded by the coding sequence ATGAATAGAAACATATTAATATTAGCAGGAATATTAGGAGCACTGTCAGTAGCTATAGGCGCTTTCGGAGCCCATGGACTAAAACCATTATTGATAGACAATGGCAGGGTAGAAACCTTCGAAACAGCCGTGAAATATCAGTTCTACCACACTCTGGCTATCTTTGGTCTTGGAATATTGATGTTAAAATATCCAAATAAGCAATTTAAATATGCCACCTTTTGCATGGTTTTGGGTATACTCGTTTTCAGCGGATCATTGTATATACTTTGCCTGACTAACCTTACCGTGCTGGGAGCCATTACACCTATAGGAGGTGTTATGTTCATTTTAGGCTGGATCTTTATGGCTATGGGCGCAAAGAAAACTTTTTAA